A genomic stretch from Bos javanicus breed banteng chromosome 29, ARS-OSU_banteng_1.0, whole genome shotgun sequence includes:
- the TMEM109 gene encoding voltage-gated monoatomic cation channel TMEM109: MAGLGSGSPWGKYLFKVVLMVLMALLLLHSASSQSHRDFVTPGQQKREAPVDLLSQIGSSVRGTLDASIGAETMHLVSETLAQIMWAISSAISVAFFALSGIAAQLLNALGLEGDHLTQGLKLSPGQVQTFLLWGAGALVAYWLLSVLLGLVLALLGRILWGLKLALFLAAFVALVRSVPDPSTRALLLLALLTLYALLSRLTGTRASGAQLEAKVRGLERQVEELRWRQRRAVKGPRNVEEE; the protein is encoded by the exons ATGGCAGGCTTAGGCAGCGGTTCGCCATGGGGCAAGTATCTGTTCAAAGTTGTCCTGATGGTGCTCATGGCCCTCCTGCTCCTGCACTCAGCGTCTTCCCAGTCACATCGAGACTTTGTGACGCCGGGCCAGCAGAAGAGGGAGGCCCCAGTTGATCTCTTGAGCCAGATCGGTAGCTCTGTGCGGGGAACCTTGGATGCCTCGATTGGGGCAGAAACCATGCACCTGGTTTCCGAG ACCTTGGCGCAGATAATGTGGGCCATCTCGTCAGCCATTTCTGTGGCCTTCTTCGCACTGTCTGGGATCGCTGCTCAGTTGCTGAACGCCTTGGGGCTGGAAG GAGATCACCTCACCCAGGGCCTGAAGCTCAGCCCCGGCCAAGTCCAGACCTTCCTGCTGTGGGGAGCAGGTGCCCTGGTTGCCTATTGGCTGCTGTCAGTGCTCCTCGGCTTGGTCTTGGCCTTGCTGGGGCGGATCCTGTGGGGCCTGAAGCTTGCCCTCTTCCTGGCTGCCTTTGTGGCCCTGGTGAGGTCCGTGCCCGACCCCTCCACCCGGGCGCTGCTTCTCCTGGCCTTGCTGACCCTCTACGCCCTGCTGAGCCGGCTCACTGGCACCCGCGCCTCGGGGGCCCAGCTGGAGGCCAAGGTTCGGGGTCTGGAACGCCAGGTGGAGGAGCTGCGCTGGCGGCAGAGGCGAGCGGTCAAGGGGCCCCGGAACGTGGAGGAGGAGTGA
- the TMEM132A gene encoding transmembrane protein 132A isoform X2 has translation MCAWMAGRTAAAPRGPRGPWLCLLVAFALDIVRVDCDQDPLDPVYLPAALGLLDAPEHFRVQQVGRYPPANSSLGSRSETFLLLQPWPRAQPLLRASYPPFATQQVVPPRVTEPHQRPVPWDVRAVSVEAAVTPAEPHARVLFHLRGQDWPPGPGSLPCARLHATHPAGTAHRACRFQPSLGACVVELEFPSHWFSQGSATRAELAYTLEPAAEGPGGCGPGGEEDPGEQALPVGSVELRPADPPQHQEVPLDEAVTLRVPDVPVRPGQLFSATLLLRHNFTAGVLTLRIKVKKGLHVMAARLAQPTLWTAKLERFKGSKHHTTLITCHRVGPVEPNSSPLELSEFLWVDFLVENGTSGGVAVTRPVTWQLEYPGQAPEAEKDKMVWEILVSERDIRALVPLAKAEELVNTAPLTGVPRRIPVRLVTVDSGGALVEVTEHIGCESANTQVLQVSEACDAVFVSGKESRGARGVRVDFWWRRLRASLQMTVWAPLLPLRIEVTDTTLEQVRGWRVPGPAEGAPEPEAAGVEEAERRARGCRLQYQRAGVRFLVPFAAHPLDGGRRLTHLLGPDWLLDVSHLVAPHARVQDPRVASLEGGRVLVGREPGVTSIEVRSPLSDSILGEQALAVTDDKVSVLELRVQPVMGISLALSRGTAHPGEVTATCWAQSALPAPKQEVALSLWLSFSDHTLAPAELYDHHDLGLSVSAEEPGAVLPAEEQGAQLRVVVSGAGTEGLPLHVALHPPEPCRRGRHRVPLASGTAWLGLPPAPTSAPALPSSPARSSSPAPGASVGGGRWAAGSMGGSGDVRGKFEQTEEEARKEEAEAREEEEEEGEEEMVPAPQRVTDLELGMYALLGIFCLAILIFLVNGVVFVLRYQRKEPPDGATDPASPQPHNWVWLGTDQEELSRQLDRQSPGPPKGEGGCPCESGGGGEALTLAQAQAPPIGATTSSSGTLARKEAGGRRKRVEFVTFAPAPPAQLPEEPVGAPAVQSILVAGEEDIRWVCEDMGLKDPEELRSYMERIRGSS, from the exons ATGTGCGCCTGGATGGCGGGGCGCACGGCCGCGGCTCCCCGGGGGCCCCGCGGCCCCTGGCTCTGCCTCCTGGTGGCCTTCGCCCTGGACATCGTGAGAG TGGACTGTGACCAGGACCCCCTGGACCCAGTCTACCTGCCGGCAGCCCTGGGACTCCTGGATGCCCCTGAGCACTTCCGTGTGCAGCAGGTGGGCCGCTACCCCCCTGCCAACTCCTCTTTGGGCTCCCGATCTGAGACCTTTCTGCTCCTGCAGCCCTGGCCCAGGGCCCAGCCACTTCTCCGGGCCTCCTACCCACCCTTCGCCACTCAGCAG GTGGTCCCTCCTCGGGTCACTGAGCCACACCAACGGCCAGTCCCATGGGACGTGAGGGCCGTGTCAGTGGAAGCGGCTGTGACTCCAGCAGAGCCCCACGCCCGTGTCCTCTTCCACCTCAGAGGGCAGGATTggcccccagggcctggcagcCTGCCCTGCGCCCGGCTCCATGCCACACACCCAGCAGGCACTGCTCACCGAGCCTGCCGCTTCCAG CCATCCCTGGGCGCCTGCGTGGTGGAGCTGGAGTTTCCTTCACACTGGTTCTCCCAGGGCTCGGCCACCCGGGCAGAGCTGGCCTACACGCTGGAGCCAGCAGCTGAGGGTCCTGGGGGCTGTGGCCCCGGCGGGGAGGAAGACCCCGGGGAGCAGGCACTCCCAGTGGGCAGTGTGGAGCTGCGCCCAGCGGACCCCCCACAGCACCAAGAGGTGCCCCTGGATGAGGCAGTGACTCTGCGGGTGCCTGACGTGCCTGTGCGGCCCGGCCAGCTCTTCAGCGCCACCCTCCTGCTTCGGCACAACTTCACAGCTGGTGTCCTGACCCTGCG gaTTAAGGTAAAGAAGGGGCTGCACGTGATGGCTGCCCGCCTAGCCCAGCCCACCCTCTGGACTGCCAAGCTGGAACGCTTCAAGGGCTCCAAGCACCACACCACGCTCATCACCTGCCATCGAGTCGGGCCAGTGGAGCCAAATTCCAG CCCCCTTGAACTGTCCGAGTTCCTGTGGGTGGACTTTTTGGTGGAGAATGGCACTAGTGGGGGCGTGGCGGTCACTCGCCCTGTCACCTGGCAGCTGGAGTACCCAGGCCAGGCCCCCGAAGCAGAGAAGGACAAAATGGTGTGGGAGATCCTGGTGTCGGAGCGGGACATAAGAGCCCTCGTCCCACTGGCCAAG GCTGAGGAGCTTGTGAACACAGCACCGTTGACTGGAGTGCCGAGGCGCATCCCTGTGCGCCTTGTCACCGTGGACAGTGGCGGAGCTCTGGTGGAGGTGACAGAGCACATCGGCTGCGAGTCGGCCAACACACAGGTCCTGCAG GTGTCAGAGGCCTGTGACGCTGTGTTTGTGTCTGGCAAGGAGAGCCGGGGCGCTCGGGGGGTGCGGGTGGATTTCTGGTGGCGCCGGCTGCGGGCCTCGCTGCAGATGACCGTGTGGGCCCCGCTGCTGCCCCTGCGCATCGAAGTGACTGACACCACCCTCGAGCAGGTCCGAGGCTGGAGGGTACCCGGCCCAGCGGAAGG GGCGCCGGAGCCAGAGGCTGCGGGGGTAGAGGAAGCGGAGCGGCGCGCCCGCGGCTGCCGCCTGCAGTACCAGCGTGCCGGCGTGCGCTTCCTCGTCCCCTTCGCGGCCCATCCGCTGGACGGCGGCCGCCGCCTCACCCATCTGCTCGGCCCGGACTGGCTGCTGGACGTGTCCCACCTCGTGGCGCCGCACGCTCGCGTGCAAGACCCGCGCGTAGCCTCGCTGGAGGGAGGCCGGGTCCTGGTGGGTCGGGAGCCCGGTGTCACCTCCATCGAG GTGCGCTCCCCATTGTCTGACTCCATCCTCGGGGAGCAGGCGCTGGCTGTGACGGATGACAAGGTCTCGGTGCTGGAGCTGCGAGTGCAGCCAGTGATGGGCATCTCACTGGCCCTAAGCCGGGGCACTGCCCACCCTGGGGAGGTCACAGCCACGTGCTGGGCGCAGTCCGCCCTTCCCGCCCCAAAGCAG GAGGTGGCCCTCTCCCTGTGGCTGTCCTTCTCTGACCACACCCTGGCCCCCGCCGAGCTCTACGACCACCATGACCTGGGACTGTCCGTCTCGGCTGAGGAGCCCGGTGCCGTGCTGCCAGCTGAGGAGCAGGGTGCCCAACTCCGGGTAGTGGTGAGTGGGGCGGGCACCGAGGGGCTGCCCCTGCACGTGGCTCTGCACCCCCCAGAGCCCTGCCGCCGTGGCCGCCACCGTGTGCCCCTGGCCTCTGGCACTGCCTGGCTGGGGCTGCCCCCTGCTCCTACCTCAGCCCCTGCCCTCCCATCCAGCCCAGCTCGGAGCTCATCGCCAGCCCCAGGAGCCAGCGTGGGTGGAGGACGGTGGGCAGCAGGCAGCATGGGGGGCAGCGGGGATGTGAGGGGCAAGTTTGAGCAGACAGAGGAGGAGGCCAGGAAGGAAGAGGCAGAAgctagggaggaggaggaggaggagggagaggaggagatggtCCCCGCCCCTCAGcgggtcactgacctagagctggGCATGTATGCCCTTCTGGGCATCTTCTGTCTGGCCATCCTCATCTTCCTGGTCAATGGCGTGGTCTTTGTGCTGCGCTACCAGCGCAAGGAGCCTCCCGACGGTGCCACTGAccctgcctccccccagccccacaaCTGGGTCTGGCTGGGCACCGACCAGGAGGAACTGAGTCGCCAGCTGGACCGGCAGTCTCCTGGCCCGCccaagggggaggggggctgCCCCTGTgagagtgggggaggaggggaggccctGACCCTGGCCCAGGCCCAGGCTCCTCCTATTGGGGCCACCACCAGCTCCTCGGGCACCCTGGCCAGGAAGGAAGCCGGGGGGCGGAGGAAGCGTGTGGAATTTGTGACGTTTGCGCCAGCGCCCCCAGCCCAGCTGCCCGAGGAGCCGGTGGGGGCTCCGGCCGTGCAGTCCATCCTGGTGGCGGGCGAGGAGGACATCCGCTGGGTGTGTGAGGACATGGGGCTGAAGGACCCTGAGGAGCTGCGCAGCTACATGGAGCGGATCCGGGGCAGCTCCTGA
- the TMEM132A gene encoding transmembrane protein 132A isoform X1 has protein sequence MCAWMAGRTAAAPRGPRGPWLCLLVAFALDIVRVDCDQDPLDPVYLPAALGLLDAPEHFRVQQVGRYPPANSSLGSRSETFLLLQPWPRAQPLLRASYPPFATQQVVPPRVTEPHQRPVPWDVRAVSVEAAVTPAEPHARVLFHLRGQDWPPGPGSLPCARLHATHPAGTAHRACRFQPSLGACVVELEFPSHWFSQGSATRAELAYTLEPAAEGPGGCGPGGEEDPGEQALPVGSVELRPADPPQHQEVPLDEAVTLRVPDVPVRPGQLFSATLLLRHNFTAGVLTLRIKVKKGLHVMAARLAQPTLWTAKLERFKGSKHHTTLITCHRVGPVEPNSSSPLELSEFLWVDFLVENGTSGGVAVTRPVTWQLEYPGQAPEAEKDKMVWEILVSERDIRALVPLAKAEELVNTAPLTGVPRRIPVRLVTVDSGGALVEVTEHIGCESANTQVLQVSEACDAVFVSGKESRGARGVRVDFWWRRLRASLQMTVWAPLLPLRIEVTDTTLEQVRGWRVPGPAEGAPEPEAAGVEEAERRARGCRLQYQRAGVRFLVPFAAHPLDGGRRLTHLLGPDWLLDVSHLVAPHARVQDPRVASLEGGRVLVGREPGVTSIEVRSPLSDSILGEQALAVTDDKVSVLELRVQPVMGISLALSRGTAHPGEVTATCWAQSALPAPKQEVALSLWLSFSDHTLAPAELYDHHDLGLSVSAEEPGAVLPAEEQGAQLRVVVSGAGTEGLPLHVALHPPEPCRRGRHRVPLASGTAWLGLPPAPTSAPALPSSPARSSSPAPGASVGGGRWAAGSMGGSGDVRGKFEQTEEEARKEEAEAREEEEEEGEEEMVPAPQRVTDLELGMYALLGIFCLAILIFLVNGVVFVLRYQRKEPPDGATDPASPQPHNWVWLGTDQEELSRQLDRQSPGPPKGEGGCPCESGGGGEALTLAQAQAPPIGATTSSSGTLARKEAGGRRKRVEFVTFAPAPPAQLPEEPVGAPAVQSILVAGEEDIRWVCEDMGLKDPEELRSYMERIRGSS, from the exons ATGTGCGCCTGGATGGCGGGGCGCACGGCCGCGGCTCCCCGGGGGCCCCGCGGCCCCTGGCTCTGCCTCCTGGTGGCCTTCGCCCTGGACATCGTGAGAG TGGACTGTGACCAGGACCCCCTGGACCCAGTCTACCTGCCGGCAGCCCTGGGACTCCTGGATGCCCCTGAGCACTTCCGTGTGCAGCAGGTGGGCCGCTACCCCCCTGCCAACTCCTCTTTGGGCTCCCGATCTGAGACCTTTCTGCTCCTGCAGCCCTGGCCCAGGGCCCAGCCACTTCTCCGGGCCTCCTACCCACCCTTCGCCACTCAGCAG GTGGTCCCTCCTCGGGTCACTGAGCCACACCAACGGCCAGTCCCATGGGACGTGAGGGCCGTGTCAGTGGAAGCGGCTGTGACTCCAGCAGAGCCCCACGCCCGTGTCCTCTTCCACCTCAGAGGGCAGGATTggcccccagggcctggcagcCTGCCCTGCGCCCGGCTCCATGCCACACACCCAGCAGGCACTGCTCACCGAGCCTGCCGCTTCCAG CCATCCCTGGGCGCCTGCGTGGTGGAGCTGGAGTTTCCTTCACACTGGTTCTCCCAGGGCTCGGCCACCCGGGCAGAGCTGGCCTACACGCTGGAGCCAGCAGCTGAGGGTCCTGGGGGCTGTGGCCCCGGCGGGGAGGAAGACCCCGGGGAGCAGGCACTCCCAGTGGGCAGTGTGGAGCTGCGCCCAGCGGACCCCCCACAGCACCAAGAGGTGCCCCTGGATGAGGCAGTGACTCTGCGGGTGCCTGACGTGCCTGTGCGGCCCGGCCAGCTCTTCAGCGCCACCCTCCTGCTTCGGCACAACTTCACAGCTGGTGTCCTGACCCTGCG gaTTAAGGTAAAGAAGGGGCTGCACGTGATGGCTGCCCGCCTAGCCCAGCCCACCCTCTGGACTGCCAAGCTGGAACGCTTCAAGGGCTCCAAGCACCACACCACGCTCATCACCTGCCATCGAGTCGGGCCAGTGGAGCCAAATTCCAG CAGCCCCCTTGAACTGTCCGAGTTCCTGTGGGTGGACTTTTTGGTGGAGAATGGCACTAGTGGGGGCGTGGCGGTCACTCGCCCTGTCACCTGGCAGCTGGAGTACCCAGGCCAGGCCCCCGAAGCAGAGAAGGACAAAATGGTGTGGGAGATCCTGGTGTCGGAGCGGGACATAAGAGCCCTCGTCCCACTGGCCAAG GCTGAGGAGCTTGTGAACACAGCACCGTTGACTGGAGTGCCGAGGCGCATCCCTGTGCGCCTTGTCACCGTGGACAGTGGCGGAGCTCTGGTGGAGGTGACAGAGCACATCGGCTGCGAGTCGGCCAACACACAGGTCCTGCAG GTGTCAGAGGCCTGTGACGCTGTGTTTGTGTCTGGCAAGGAGAGCCGGGGCGCTCGGGGGGTGCGGGTGGATTTCTGGTGGCGCCGGCTGCGGGCCTCGCTGCAGATGACCGTGTGGGCCCCGCTGCTGCCCCTGCGCATCGAAGTGACTGACACCACCCTCGAGCAGGTCCGAGGCTGGAGGGTACCCGGCCCAGCGGAAGG GGCGCCGGAGCCAGAGGCTGCGGGGGTAGAGGAAGCGGAGCGGCGCGCCCGCGGCTGCCGCCTGCAGTACCAGCGTGCCGGCGTGCGCTTCCTCGTCCCCTTCGCGGCCCATCCGCTGGACGGCGGCCGCCGCCTCACCCATCTGCTCGGCCCGGACTGGCTGCTGGACGTGTCCCACCTCGTGGCGCCGCACGCTCGCGTGCAAGACCCGCGCGTAGCCTCGCTGGAGGGAGGCCGGGTCCTGGTGGGTCGGGAGCCCGGTGTCACCTCCATCGAG GTGCGCTCCCCATTGTCTGACTCCATCCTCGGGGAGCAGGCGCTGGCTGTGACGGATGACAAGGTCTCGGTGCTGGAGCTGCGAGTGCAGCCAGTGATGGGCATCTCACTGGCCCTAAGCCGGGGCACTGCCCACCCTGGGGAGGTCACAGCCACGTGCTGGGCGCAGTCCGCCCTTCCCGCCCCAAAGCAG GAGGTGGCCCTCTCCCTGTGGCTGTCCTTCTCTGACCACACCCTGGCCCCCGCCGAGCTCTACGACCACCATGACCTGGGACTGTCCGTCTCGGCTGAGGAGCCCGGTGCCGTGCTGCCAGCTGAGGAGCAGGGTGCCCAACTCCGGGTAGTGGTGAGTGGGGCGGGCACCGAGGGGCTGCCCCTGCACGTGGCTCTGCACCCCCCAGAGCCCTGCCGCCGTGGCCGCCACCGTGTGCCCCTGGCCTCTGGCACTGCCTGGCTGGGGCTGCCCCCTGCTCCTACCTCAGCCCCTGCCCTCCCATCCAGCCCAGCTCGGAGCTCATCGCCAGCCCCAGGAGCCAGCGTGGGTGGAGGACGGTGGGCAGCAGGCAGCATGGGGGGCAGCGGGGATGTGAGGGGCAAGTTTGAGCAGACAGAGGAGGAGGCCAGGAAGGAAGAGGCAGAAgctagggaggaggaggaggaggagggagaggaggagatggtCCCCGCCCCTCAGcgggtcactgacctagagctggGCATGTATGCCCTTCTGGGCATCTTCTGTCTGGCCATCCTCATCTTCCTGGTCAATGGCGTGGTCTTTGTGCTGCGCTACCAGCGCAAGGAGCCTCCCGACGGTGCCACTGAccctgcctccccccagccccacaaCTGGGTCTGGCTGGGCACCGACCAGGAGGAACTGAGTCGCCAGCTGGACCGGCAGTCTCCTGGCCCGCccaagggggaggggggctgCCCCTGTgagagtgggggaggaggggaggccctGACCCTGGCCCAGGCCCAGGCTCCTCCTATTGGGGCCACCACCAGCTCCTCGGGCACCCTGGCCAGGAAGGAAGCCGGGGGGCGGAGGAAGCGTGTGGAATTTGTGACGTTTGCGCCAGCGCCCCCAGCCCAGCTGCCCGAGGAGCCGGTGGGGGCTCCGGCCGTGCAGTCCATCCTGGTGGCGGGCGAGGAGGACATCCGCTGGGTGTGTGAGGACATGGGGCTGAAGGACCCTGAGGAGCTGCGCAGCTACATGGAGCGGATCCGGGGCAGCTCCTGA
- the TMEM132A gene encoding transmembrane protein 132A isoform X3, giving the protein MCAWMAGRTAAAPRGPRGPWLCLLVAFALDIVRVDCDQDPLDPVYLPAALGLLDAPEHFRVQQVGRYPPANSSLGSRSETFLLLQPWPRAQPLLRASYPPFATQQVVPPRVTEPHQRPVPWDVRAVSVEAAVTPAEPHARVLFHLRGQDWPPGPGSLPCARLHATHPAGTAHRACRFQPSLGACVVELEFPSHWFSQGSATRAELAYTLEPAAEGPGGCGPGGEEDPGEQALPVGSVELRPADPPQHQEVPLDEAVTLRVPDVPVRPGQLFSATLLLRHNFTAGVLTLRIKVKKGLHVMAARLAQPTLWTAKLERFKGSKHHTTLITCHRVGPVEPNSSSPLELSEFLWVDFLVENGTSGGVAVTRPVTWQLEYPGQAPEAEKDKMVWEILVSERDIRALVPLAKVSEACDAVFVSGKESRGARGVRVDFWWRRLRASLQMTVWAPLLPLRIEVTDTTLEQVRGWRVPGPAEGAPEPEAAGVEEAERRARGCRLQYQRAGVRFLVPFAAHPLDGGRRLTHLLGPDWLLDVSHLVAPHARVQDPRVASLEGGRVLVGREPGVTSIEVRSPLSDSILGEQALAVTDDKVSVLELRVQPVMGISLALSRGTAHPGEVTATCWAQSALPAPKQEVALSLWLSFSDHTLAPAELYDHHDLGLSVSAEEPGAVLPAEEQGAQLRVVVSGAGTEGLPLHVALHPPEPCRRGRHRVPLASGTAWLGLPPAPTSAPALPSSPARSSSPAPGASVGGGRWAAGSMGGSGDVRGKFEQTEEEARKEEAEAREEEEEEGEEEMVPAPQRVTDLELGMYALLGIFCLAILIFLVNGVVFVLRYQRKEPPDGATDPASPQPHNWVWLGTDQEELSRQLDRQSPGPPKGEGGCPCESGGGGEALTLAQAQAPPIGATTSSSGTLARKEAGGRRKRVEFVTFAPAPPAQLPEEPVGAPAVQSILVAGEEDIRWVCEDMGLKDPEELRSYMERIRGSS; this is encoded by the exons ATGTGCGCCTGGATGGCGGGGCGCACGGCCGCGGCTCCCCGGGGGCCCCGCGGCCCCTGGCTCTGCCTCCTGGTGGCCTTCGCCCTGGACATCGTGAGAG TGGACTGTGACCAGGACCCCCTGGACCCAGTCTACCTGCCGGCAGCCCTGGGACTCCTGGATGCCCCTGAGCACTTCCGTGTGCAGCAGGTGGGCCGCTACCCCCCTGCCAACTCCTCTTTGGGCTCCCGATCTGAGACCTTTCTGCTCCTGCAGCCCTGGCCCAGGGCCCAGCCACTTCTCCGGGCCTCCTACCCACCCTTCGCCACTCAGCAG GTGGTCCCTCCTCGGGTCACTGAGCCACACCAACGGCCAGTCCCATGGGACGTGAGGGCCGTGTCAGTGGAAGCGGCTGTGACTCCAGCAGAGCCCCACGCCCGTGTCCTCTTCCACCTCAGAGGGCAGGATTggcccccagggcctggcagcCTGCCCTGCGCCCGGCTCCATGCCACACACCCAGCAGGCACTGCTCACCGAGCCTGCCGCTTCCAG CCATCCCTGGGCGCCTGCGTGGTGGAGCTGGAGTTTCCTTCACACTGGTTCTCCCAGGGCTCGGCCACCCGGGCAGAGCTGGCCTACACGCTGGAGCCAGCAGCTGAGGGTCCTGGGGGCTGTGGCCCCGGCGGGGAGGAAGACCCCGGGGAGCAGGCACTCCCAGTGGGCAGTGTGGAGCTGCGCCCAGCGGACCCCCCACAGCACCAAGAGGTGCCCCTGGATGAGGCAGTGACTCTGCGGGTGCCTGACGTGCCTGTGCGGCCCGGCCAGCTCTTCAGCGCCACCCTCCTGCTTCGGCACAACTTCACAGCTGGTGTCCTGACCCTGCG gaTTAAGGTAAAGAAGGGGCTGCACGTGATGGCTGCCCGCCTAGCCCAGCCCACCCTCTGGACTGCCAAGCTGGAACGCTTCAAGGGCTCCAAGCACCACACCACGCTCATCACCTGCCATCGAGTCGGGCCAGTGGAGCCAAATTCCAG CAGCCCCCTTGAACTGTCCGAGTTCCTGTGGGTGGACTTTTTGGTGGAGAATGGCACTAGTGGGGGCGTGGCGGTCACTCGCCCTGTCACCTGGCAGCTGGAGTACCCAGGCCAGGCCCCCGAAGCAGAGAAGGACAAAATGGTGTGGGAGATCCTGGTGTCGGAGCGGGACATAAGAGCCCTCGTCCCACTGGCCAAG GTGTCAGAGGCCTGTGACGCTGTGTTTGTGTCTGGCAAGGAGAGCCGGGGCGCTCGGGGGGTGCGGGTGGATTTCTGGTGGCGCCGGCTGCGGGCCTCGCTGCAGATGACCGTGTGGGCCCCGCTGCTGCCCCTGCGCATCGAAGTGACTGACACCACCCTCGAGCAGGTCCGAGGCTGGAGGGTACCCGGCCCAGCGGAAGG GGCGCCGGAGCCAGAGGCTGCGGGGGTAGAGGAAGCGGAGCGGCGCGCCCGCGGCTGCCGCCTGCAGTACCAGCGTGCCGGCGTGCGCTTCCTCGTCCCCTTCGCGGCCCATCCGCTGGACGGCGGCCGCCGCCTCACCCATCTGCTCGGCCCGGACTGGCTGCTGGACGTGTCCCACCTCGTGGCGCCGCACGCTCGCGTGCAAGACCCGCGCGTAGCCTCGCTGGAGGGAGGCCGGGTCCTGGTGGGTCGGGAGCCCGGTGTCACCTCCATCGAG GTGCGCTCCCCATTGTCTGACTCCATCCTCGGGGAGCAGGCGCTGGCTGTGACGGATGACAAGGTCTCGGTGCTGGAGCTGCGAGTGCAGCCAGTGATGGGCATCTCACTGGCCCTAAGCCGGGGCACTGCCCACCCTGGGGAGGTCACAGCCACGTGCTGGGCGCAGTCCGCCCTTCCCGCCCCAAAGCAG GAGGTGGCCCTCTCCCTGTGGCTGTCCTTCTCTGACCACACCCTGGCCCCCGCCGAGCTCTACGACCACCATGACCTGGGACTGTCCGTCTCGGCTGAGGAGCCCGGTGCCGTGCTGCCAGCTGAGGAGCAGGGTGCCCAACTCCGGGTAGTGGTGAGTGGGGCGGGCACCGAGGGGCTGCCCCTGCACGTGGCTCTGCACCCCCCAGAGCCCTGCCGCCGTGGCCGCCACCGTGTGCCCCTGGCCTCTGGCACTGCCTGGCTGGGGCTGCCCCCTGCTCCTACCTCAGCCCCTGCCCTCCCATCCAGCCCAGCTCGGAGCTCATCGCCAGCCCCAGGAGCCAGCGTGGGTGGAGGACGGTGGGCAGCAGGCAGCATGGGGGGCAGCGGGGATGTGAGGGGCAAGTTTGAGCAGACAGAGGAGGAGGCCAGGAAGGAAGAGGCAGAAgctagggaggaggaggaggaggagggagaggaggagatggtCCCCGCCCCTCAGcgggtcactgacctagagctggGCATGTATGCCCTTCTGGGCATCTTCTGTCTGGCCATCCTCATCTTCCTGGTCAATGGCGTGGTCTTTGTGCTGCGCTACCAGCGCAAGGAGCCTCCCGACGGTGCCACTGAccctgcctccccccagccccacaaCTGGGTCTGGCTGGGCACCGACCAGGAGGAACTGAGTCGCCAGCTGGACCGGCAGTCTCCTGGCCCGCccaagggggaggggggctgCCCCTGTgagagtgggggaggaggggaggccctGACCCTGGCCCAGGCCCAGGCTCCTCCTATTGGGGCCACCACCAGCTCCTCGGGCACCCTGGCCAGGAAGGAAGCCGGGGGGCGGAGGAAGCGTGTGGAATTTGTGACGTTTGCGCCAGCGCCCCCAGCCCAGCTGCCCGAGGAGCCGGTGGGGGCTCCGGCCGTGCAGTCCATCCTGGTGGCGGGCGAGGAGGACATCCGCTGGGTGTGTGAGGACATGGGGCTGAAGGACCCTGAGGAGCTGCGCAGCTACATGGAGCGGATCCGGGGCAGCTCCTGA